Proteins encoded within one genomic window of Amorphoplanes friuliensis DSM 7358:
- the nadA gene encoding quinolinate synthase NadA, translated as MTSTWTEPSNTATALLLLGRGTDPASERGVDCPGDLPAASDPDLVARATAAKAALGDRVFVLGHHYQRDEVIQFADVTGDSFKLAREAAARPDAEFIIFCGVHFMAESADILTGPGQRVVLPDLAAGCSMADMAVLGQVEAAWDEFTDLGIADDIVPVTYMNSSADIKGFVGRNEGVVCTSSNAKRALTWAFERGQKVFFLPDQHLGRNTAVLEMGLTLDDCVLWDPHKPHGGLTPEQLREAKMILWRGHCSVHGRFTLDSVREVRERVPGVRVLVHPECRHEVVRAADEVGSTEYIIKALDAAPAGSSWAVGTELNLVRRMALAHPDKQIMFLDRAVCYCSTMNRIDLPHLVWSLEELVAGRVPNQISVDADTAKYARVALDQMLALP; from the coding sequence GTGACGTCTACCTGGACCGAACCCTCGAACACCGCCACGGCGCTGCTGCTGCTCGGCCGGGGCACCGACCCCGCCAGTGAGCGTGGCGTCGACTGCCCCGGCGATCTGCCGGCGGCCAGCGACCCGGACCTCGTCGCGCGGGCCACCGCCGCCAAGGCGGCACTCGGCGACCGCGTCTTCGTGCTCGGCCACCACTACCAGCGCGACGAGGTCATCCAGTTCGCCGACGTGACCGGTGACTCGTTCAAGCTCGCCCGCGAGGCCGCGGCGCGCCCCGACGCCGAGTTCATCATCTTCTGCGGTGTGCACTTCATGGCCGAGAGCGCCGACATCCTCACCGGCCCGGGCCAGCGTGTCGTGCTTCCCGACCTCGCAGCCGGCTGCTCGATGGCCGACATGGCCGTGCTGGGTCAGGTCGAGGCGGCCTGGGACGAGTTCACCGACCTGGGCATCGCGGACGACATCGTCCCGGTGACCTACATGAACAGCTCCGCCGACATCAAGGGCTTCGTCGGGCGCAACGAGGGTGTCGTCTGCACCTCGTCCAACGCCAAGCGGGCTCTGACCTGGGCGTTCGAGCGGGGTCAGAAGGTCTTTTTCCTCCCCGACCAGCACCTCGGCCGGAACACCGCCGTCCTCGAGATGGGTCTCACGCTCGACGACTGCGTCCTCTGGGACCCGCACAAGCCGCACGGCGGGCTCACCCCCGAGCAGCTCCGCGAGGCCAAGATGATCCTCTGGCGCGGGCACTGCTCGGTGCACGGCCGTTTCACCCTCGACAGCGTCCGCGAGGTCCGCGAGCGCGTGCCCGGCGTGCGCGTGCTGGTCCACCCCGAGTGCCGCCACGAGGTCGTCCGCGCGGCCGACGAGGTCGGCTCCACCGAATACATCATCAAGGCGCTCGACGCCGCGCCCGCCGGCTCGTCATGGGCCGTCGGCACCGAGCTCAACCTCGTCCGGCGGATGGCACTCGCCCACCCGGACAAGCAGATCATGTTCCTCGACCGGGCGGTCTGCTACTGCTCGACGATGAACCGCATCGATCTCCCGCACCTCGTGTGGTCCCTCGAGGAGCTCGTGGCGGGTCGCGTCCCCAACCAGATCTCGGTCGACGCCGACACCGCGAAGTACGCCCGGGTGGCGCTCGACCAGATGCTCGCCCTCCCCTAA